A single region of the Anaerococcus urinomassiliensis genome encodes:
- a CDS encoding co-chaperone GroES translates to MELKPIGDRVVIKKAEAEKTTQSGIVLPESAQEKPVYAEVVAISDDILKDEKRKDSLAVGDKVIYSQYAGTEVKLEDTDYIVVKYIDILAVVK, encoded by the coding sequence ATGGAATTAAAACCTATAGGAGATAGAGTCGTTATTAAAAAAGCTGAGGCAGAAAAGACAACTCAATCTGGAATTGTTCTACCAGAATCTGCCCAAGAAAAACCAGTTTATGCAGAGGTTGTGGCTATCAGTGATGATATTTTAAAAGATGAAAAGAGAAAAGATTCTCTTGCTGTTGGGGATAAGGTAATCTATTCTCAATATGCAGGCACAGAAGTTAAACTAGAAGATACTGACTACATTGTTGTAAAATACATTGATATTTTGGCAGTTGTAAAATAA
- the msrB gene encoding peptide-methionine (R)-S-oxide reductase MsrB, which translates to MYNKPSDDELKKNLSPISYEVTQNSATERPFSSTYDDFYEDGIYVDIVSGEALFSSKDKFDAGCGWPSFTKAIDDEALHEREDLSHGMVRTEVRSKDAGSHLGHVFADGPTELGGLRYCINGASLRFIPKEDLEKEGYGKYLSIFED; encoded by the coding sequence ATGTATAATAAGCCTAGTGATGATGAATTAAAGAAAAATCTTTCTCCAATTTCCTATGAAGTAACCCAAAATTCTGCTACTGAAAGACCTTTTTCTTCTACCTATGATGATTTTTATGAAGATGGTATTTACGTTGATATAGTCTCTGGTGAAGCTCTTTTTTCATCAAAAGATAAGTTTGATGCAGGTTGTGGATGGCCATCTTTTACCAAGGCTATTGATGATGAAGCCTTACATGAGAGAGAAGATTTATCTCACGGCATGGTTCGTACTGAAGTTAGAAGCAAGGATGCCGGTAGTCACCTAGGCCATGTTTTTGCTGATGGACCGACAGAGCTTGGCGGACTACGTTATTGTATCAACGGAGCTAGCCTTAGATTTATTCCAAAGGAAGATTTAGAAAAAGAAGGATACGGTAAGTACTTAAGTATTTTTGAAGATTAA
- a CDS encoding coiled-coil domain-containing protein: MYKRNIKVGALVLALSFSVANLQGPLHNNTVYASEVSAPASEDSTVDTSSLKTLVDESENVKKSKKYNNASASEKKAYDDAIANASSELKNENPDNIEKLYNAIVDAKKNLSGNVYLTSDARDGLSSTIAMANKLAADKDLDEASKNSLTDAINKAKDILANVEKSVSDIDAENSKLASLIDKIINEKKLDASKYILSGDELSNLESADIAAYGKARTNLYELIDSSKKFHDANQNAGFANKLADAIKAGVNVYNDVNSETDDLQKAYKSLNEALSEAQVGKDKNNTEASRLKSSLESLVNENFAGKEKANKIAQSTYDSALANGKKVLENKDASPAEYQKAIKSISMAKLALKPVETKTIDDGKTDLQRAVEKLDRLIEEANSFKNSDEYKNADKTSKDTYDIAIEDAKKTQKEDKENLDKVNSAIKLIESAKVGFGKTSDDNEELTAESKALLDKLNTYTSDKENVQSSNSYRQAKVNFKTAYDQAIKEALELQTKKANDKKIKLEELKTAVDKVEKALKDIGYDAKTTYPNDLQALVDEASDFRNQKKFTDKALSGNEYEKSLINTYNERIEEAKKYLNSGKNDQATLDDYAMVINNLKKAILDEISKAEFDLVMELENAIDFKNDSKYQEAKKDKKLKKLAEDFNELIEKSKKILANENRSDADMEKLTDDLKFARIVIDKPSDRNLAIAKVREYIDLAREVFAYPKYKEAPQADKTRLEKAAGKSITDETTDDEVKSILSELEEAFNATSIKEIVEEILKAKENKSENQEAKEIKLDNLNEKDLLEVAKEVQNHPDFNEVTQTNKSSLRKALEALESAIKSNNQEDIEAARTRLISMLNASDIKRITQEVLAQRSGKTDTGLEKKTEQLQQLIAIGEKVQSRKDYEAIDDSLKKDLTDAIVQAKDALNSKDAGKINQAINKLREILDKKEFENILKEIKESMLNDNKAKINEFIKGDASFRKEIKYIKAQKSLKEAYIKALDDAKKIVEKSDASSEEIEEAYNKLFDARKKLDGDKFEERFQALAKKYQDNSDKITDSKVKAALADKINALNEDGKTMDDLIAVEKELTKALPKEGKVSVTTTGGRVQTPVTTTSTKTVPVTTTKNVPTTVTPGSIVRTGIDSVIGYVAVLAIAILGYVFVTKKGKKDNTSDKKEKKTYEGDKNDQYK, encoded by the coding sequence ATGTATAAGAGAAATATCAAAGTTGGAGCACTTGTTTTGGCACTTTCTTTTTCTGTTGCCAATCTTCAAGGACCACTACATAATAATACTGTTTATGCAAGTGAAGTGAGTGCGCCGGCTAGTGAAGATTCTACTGTCGATACAAGTTCTCTAAAGACTTTGGTCGATGAAAGTGAGAATGTTAAAAAATCTAAGAAATATAACAATGCAAGTGCAAGTGAAAAGAAAGCTTATGATGATGCTATCGCAAATGCTTCTAGTGAGCTTAAAAACGAAAACCCAGACAATATCGAAAAGCTTTATAATGCTATAGTAGATGCCAAGAAGAATCTTTCTGGCAATGTCTATCTGACAAGTGATGCCCGTGATGGTCTATCTTCTACTATTGCTATGGCTAATAAATTAGCAGCTGATAAAGATCTTGATGAGGCTAGTAAGAATAGTCTTACTGATGCTATAAATAAGGCTAAGGATATTTTGGCAAATGTTGAAAAATCTGTTAGTGACATTGATGCAGAAAATTCAAAGCTTGCTAGTCTAATTGATAAGATTATCAATGAAAAAAAACTTGATGCCAGTAAGTACATCCTAAGTGGAGACGAACTTTCTAATCTAGAATCTGCTGATATTGCAGCTTATGGTAAGGCTAGGACCAATCTTTATGAATTGATTGATAGTTCAAAGAAGTTCCACGATGCTAACCAAAATGCAGGTTTTGCTAATAAGCTAGCTGATGCTATTAAAGCAGGAGTTAATGTTTATAATGATGTTAATTCTGAAACTGATGATTTGCAAAAAGCTTATAAGAGCCTAAATGAGGCTTTAAGTGAGGCTCAAGTTGGCAAAGATAAAAATAATACAGAAGCTAGTAGGTTAAAATCAAGTCTTGAAAGTTTGGTTAATGAGAACTTTGCTGGTAAGGAAAAGGCAAATAAGATTGCCCAAAGCACTTATGACAGCGCCCTTGCCAATGGTAAGAAAGTTTTGGAAAATAAAGACGCAAGTCCTGCTGAATATCAAAAAGCTATCAAAAGCATAAGTATGGCAAAACTTGCTCTAAAGCCAGTTGAAACCAAGACTATAGATGATGGCAAAACTGACCTACAAAGGGCGGTTGAGAAGCTAGATAGATTAATAGAAGAAGCTAACTCATTCAAGAATTCTGACGAATATAAAAATGCAGATAAAACTTCAAAAGATACCTACGATATAGCTATTGAGGATGCTAAAAAAACCCAAAAAGAAGATAAGGAAAACTTAGATAAAGTCAATAGCGCTATTAAACTAATAGAGTCTGCAAAAGTAGGCTTTGGCAAAACTTCTGATGATAATGAAGAGCTCACGGCAGAATCAAAGGCCCTACTTGATAAACTAAATACTTATACAAGTGATAAGGAAAATGTACAATCAAGCAATTCCTATAGACAAGCTAAAGTTAATTTTAAAACTGCCTATGACCAAGCTATCAAAGAAGCTCTTGAATTGCAAACCAAGAAAGCTAATGATAAGAAAATCAAGCTTGAAGAGCTTAAAACTGCAGTAGACAAGGTAGAAAAAGCCCTCAAAGACATTGGATACGATGCAAAAACAACTTATCCAAATGATCTACAAGCCTTAGTTGATGAGGCAAGTGACTTTAGAAATCAAAAGAAATTTACAGATAAAGCTCTATCTGGCAACGAATATGAAAAAAGTCTTATAAATACTTATAACGAGCGTATAGAAGAGGCAAAAAAATATCTAAATAGTGGCAAAAATGACCAAGCAACACTAGATGATTATGCAATGGTTATTAATAATCTTAAGAAAGCAATTCTTGATGAGATTAGCAAGGCTGAGTTTGATTTAGTAATGGAGCTTGAAAACGCAATTGATTTCAAAAATGATAGTAAATATCAAGAAGCAAAAAAAGATAAGAAATTAAAAAAACTTGCTGAAGACTTCAATGAGTTAATAGAGAAATCCAAAAAAATCTTAGCTAATGAGAATAGATCTGATGCTGATATGGAAAAACTTACGGATGATTTAAAATTTGCTCGCATAGTTATAGATAAGCCAAGTGATAGAAACTTAGCTATCGCTAAAGTAAGAGAATATATTGATTTAGCAAGAGAAGTATTTGCTTATCCAAAATATAAAGAAGCCCCTCAAGCCGATAAAACTAGACTAGAAAAAGCTGCAGGTAAAAGTATTACTGATGAAACTACTGACGATGAAGTAAAATCTATACTAAGCGAACTTGAAGAAGCCTTCAATGCAACATCTATAAAAGAAATAGTTGAAGAAATCCTAAAAGCAAAAGAAAATAAATCAGAAAACCAAGAGGCCAAAGAGATTAAATTAGATAATCTTAATGAAAAAGATTTACTTGAAGTAGCTAAAGAAGTTCAAAATCACCCGGACTTTAATGAGGTAACTCAAACTAACAAATCTTCTTTAAGAAAAGCCTTAGAAGCTTTGGAATCTGCTATAAAATCTAATAATCAAGAAGATATCGAAGCTGCAAGAACTAGGTTGATTAGTATGCTTAATGCAAGCGACATAAAGAGAATCACCCAAGAAGTTCTAGCTCAAAGATCTGGCAAAACTGACACAGGTCTCGAAAAGAAGACTGAACAATTACAACAACTAATAGCTATTGGCGAAAAAGTCCAATCTCGCAAAGACTATGAAGCTATCGACGATAGTTTGAAAAAAGATCTAACAGATGCAATCGTCCAAGCAAAAGATGCTTTAAATAGCAAAGATGCTGGAAAAATTAACCAAGCTATTAATAAATTAAGGGAAATATTAGACAAAAAAGAATTTGAAAACATCCTTAAAGAGATCAAAGAATCAATGCTAAATGACAACAAGGCAAAGATAAATGAATTTATTAAGGGAGATGCATCATTTAGAAAAGAAATAAAATACATTAAGGCACAAAAGAGTCTAAAGGAAGCCTATATCAAGGCCCTTGATGATGCAAAGAAAATCGTAGAAAAATCTGATGCAAGCAGTGAAGAAATTGAAGAAGCTTATAATAAGCTATTTGATGCTCGCAAAAAATTGGACGGCGACAAGTTTGAAGAAAGATTCCAAGCCCTTGCCAAGAAATACCAAGATAATTCTGATAAAATTACTGATTCTAAGGTAAAGGCTGCTCTTGCTGATAAAATCAATGCTCTAAACGAAGATGGTAAGACTATGGACGATCTTATAGCTGTAGAAAAGGAACTAACCAAGGCTCTACCAAAAGAGGGAAAGGTTAGTGTAACAACTACAGGTGGAAGAGTACAGACTCCTGTAACTACAACAAGTACAAAAACAGTTCCTGTGACAACAACCAAGAATGTTCCAACAACTGTAACACCAGGATCAATAGTAAGAACTGGTATAGATTCTGTAATAGGTTATGTGGCAGTTCTAGCAATAGCAATCTTGGGCTATGTATTTGTAACAAAAAAGGGTAAAAAAGATAATACATCTGATAAAAAAGAAAAAAAGACTTACGAAGGAGATAAAAATGACCAATACAAGTAA
- a CDS encoding peptidoglycan amidohydrolase family protein, producing the protein MPSIDKMLAFARSKHHKVRYSMAYPARLGPGSMDCSSFVYYSLIAGGYLPANTTIGNTESLYKEKGRALEEIYSYQEILPGDIFIRGIEGKSAGAGGHTGIFTRKGEIIHCNALNGTVTINNESSFIRYFLDLRRSNTERYFRPIGISEQKYINKSGKAIVHYPTNVRAYPSTKAPIVACYPANSTIYYDRILATNGYWWISYIGQSSGKRRYVAYKDKKNSWISL; encoded by the coding sequence ATGCCATCAATTGACAAAATGCTAGCCTTTGCCAGATCCAAACACCACAAGGTGAGATATTCCATGGCCTACCCAGCTCGTCTGGGTCCAGGGTCCATGGACTGCTCATCCTTTGTCTACTATAGCCTCATAGCAGGAGGATACTTGCCAGCAAACACCACAATTGGCAACACAGAAAGTCTATACAAAGAAAAAGGCAGGGCATTAGAAGAAATCTATTCCTACCAAGAAATCTTGCCCGGAGATATATTTATCAGGGGCATAGAGGGCAAATCTGCTGGGGCGGGAGGACACACGGGGATTTTCACCAGGAAAGGGGAGATCATCCACTGTAACGCCCTAAATGGAACCGTCACTATCAACAACGAATCATCATTTATCAGATATTTCTTGGACTTAAGACGTTCAAATACCGAGCGCTACTTTAGACCCATAGGCATAAGCGAGCAAAAATATATTAACAAATCCGGCAAGGCCATAGTCCACTACCCAACCAATGTCAGAGCCTACCCATCAACCAAGGCCCCAATTGTAGCTTGCTATCCAGCCAATTCAACCATCTACTACGATAGAATCCTTGCCACAAATGGCTATTGGTGGATATCATACATCGGCCAAAGCTCTGGCAAAAGAAGGTATGTAGCCTACAAAGACAAGAAAAATTCCTGGATTAGCCTCTAA
- a CDS encoding YvrJ family protein, whose protein sequence is MDITKLIGDLGFPIVITLILIYQIDGKLDQILQEIREIKNYK, encoded by the coding sequence ATGGATATAACAAAACTAATCGGAGACCTAGGCTTTCCAATAGTAATCACTCTGATACTAATCTATCAGATAGATGGAAAGCTAGATCAAATCCTACAAGAAATCAGAGAAATCAAAAACTACAAATAA
- a CDS encoding helix-turn-helix domain-containing protein, producing MILADKIINLRKKESMTQEDLAQEIGVSRQSVSKWESSMAMPDLDKIVKLSNIFGVSTDFLLNDDLGMENIIINDNEESKERLVDLKALNEYYDSYEKIARSIALAIPLFILSSLPVLILGATNEALAIVLTLILVAISVAICIHAGFVSNSIEYVEKESYTFAYGVEGVIKKNLDAYMPTLKRNVIIAVLLYILSPIGYIVENPAKDGYNIVFLVLIALATSLISYTLIKYSSLRDILAYRDPKKQKKESWMNKFSAILWISTIAIFLIYSYTSGNWGRSWLIFVIAGVIQTAVGIISD from the coding sequence ATGATACTCGCAGATAAAATTATAAATTTAAGAAAAAAAGAATCTATGACCCAAGAAGACCTGGCCCAAGAGATTGGTGTCAGCCGCCAATCAGTTTCCAAATGGGAAAGTTCTATGGCTATGCCAGATTTGGACAAAATAGTCAAACTTTCAAATATTTTTGGGGTTTCCACAGACTTCCTATTAAATGATGATTTAGGTATGGAAAATATTATAATAAATGACAATGAAGAAAGCAAAGAAAGATTGGTTGATCTTAAAGCTTTAAACGAATATTATGATAGCTACGAGAAAATCGCAAGATCAATCGCCCTTGCTATACCACTTTTTATCCTATCTTCATTACCAGTCCTAATATTGGGAGCAACTAATGAAGCTTTGGCAATAGTTCTCACATTGATACTAGTGGCCATATCTGTAGCTATATGTATCCACGCAGGTTTTGTTTCAAATTCTATAGAATATGTAGAAAAAGAATCCTACACTTTTGCCTATGGAGTAGAAGGTGTCATCAAGAAAAACCTTGATGCCTATATGCCGACATTAAAAAGAAATGTCATAATAGCAGTACTTTTATACATCCTATCTCCAATAGGATATATAGTAGAAAACCCAGCCAAAGATGGATATAACATAGTATTTCTAGTCCTAATAGCCCTAGCAACTTCGCTTATATCCTATACCCTTATCAAATATTCGTCACTTCGTGATATTTTGGCATACAGGGATCCTAAGAAACAAAAGAAAGAATCATGGATGAACAAGTTTTCAGCCATACTTTGGATATCAACCATAGCAATTTTCCTAATCTACAGCTACACAAGTGGCAATTGGGGCAGAAGCTGGCTTATATTTGTTATTGCCGGGGTGATACAAACAGCAGTTGGAATAATTTCTGACTAA